From the genome of Populus alba chromosome 10, ASM523922v2, whole genome shotgun sequence, one region includes:
- the LOC118060210 gene encoding protein SMALL AUXIN UP-REGULATED RNA 51, with protein sequence MDHPKKSNKISDIVRLQQILKKWRKAANAPKNNNSSGSGSNASKSIKFIKRTLSFTDLSSSAAASSNDAVPKGYLAVCVGKELKRYIIPTEYLGHQAFGILLREAEEEFGFQQEGVLKIPCEVPVFEKILKVVEEKKDVYLLHELGPVNAESTAKEMIGCYSQSPDCELTPSHHPQMCR encoded by the coding sequence ATGGATCATCCAAAGAAGTCTAACAAGATCAGCGACATTGTTCGGCTTCAGCAGATCCTTAAGAAGTGGAGAAAGGCAGCAAATGCaccaaaaaacaacaacagcagcGGCAGCGGCAGCAATGCCAGCAAGAGTATCAAATTCATAAAGAGAACACTCTCCTTCACAGATTTGTCATCGTCAGCAGCAGCGTCCTCAAATGATGCTGTTCCCAAAGGGTACCTTGCTGTTTGTGTTGGCAAGGAGTTGAAGAGGTATATCATCCCTACAGAGTACTTGGGTCACCAAGCCTTTGGAATTCTATTGCGAGAGGCCGAAGAGGAGTTTGGGTTTCAACAAGAGGGAGTGTTAAAGATACCATGTGAAGTTCCTGTGTTTGAGAAGATCTTGAAGGTAGTTGAAGAGAAGAAGGATGTTTACTTGTTGCATGAGTTAGGGCCTGTTAATGCAGAGTCGACGGCCAAGGAGATGATTGGTTGTTACTCACAATCACCAGATTGTGAGCTAACACCTTCTCATCATCCACAAATGTGTAGATGA
- the LOC118059818 gene encoding auxin-responsive protein SAUR22 — MDIACKKSQSTTNLRKMVHIATRPKKILQLWLWWAPQYYRENPRESLLVGSKFWTGGKLVANGGSAPEKVPRGFLAVYVGAEQRRFVIPLSCLSTPEFVGLMDKVAEEFGYDSQEGGLHIPCEEEDFEEILLRCLRLQRDKASSN, encoded by the coding sequence ATGGATATTGCATGCAAGAAATCTCAATCAACCACAAACCTTCGAAAGATGGTTCACATTGCCACCAGGCCAAAGAAAATCCTGCAACTATGGTTGTGGTGGGCTCCTCAATATTACAGAGAGAACCCCAGGGAATCTTTGCTAGTCGGATCAAAATTCTGGACAGGCGGCAAACTGGTCGCCAATGGGGGGAGTGCTCCTGAAAAGGTGCCAAGAGGTTTTCTAGCGGTGTACGTGGGGGCGGAGCAACGGAGGTTTGTGATTCCATTGAGTTGTCTGTCAACGCCAGAATTTGTGGGTTTGATGGATAAAGTTGCTGAGGAATTTGGTTATGACAGTCAAGAAGGTGGGCTCCATATTCCATGCGAAGAGGAAGACTTTGAGGAAATACTGCTAAGATGCTTGAGATTACAAAGGGACAAGGCTTCTTCCAATTAA